One Anaerolineae bacterium genomic window, GCCAATCAGCCCCTGCCGTAGTTTATGCGTGACCGGCGCTTCCTGAGACATCGGCGGTCTGAAGCTTTGCCGGTCGGAGCTGACTTTGGCCCGCAGCCGCACCAATTGGGTGGCCGGCTGGTAGAGGTGAATGGAGACGCTATAAAAGGCAAAACTGCGCCAGATGGCCTGAACCACGGTGCGCAGCATCACGTCCAGGTTGAGAATGGAGGTGGCGGCCTGGCTGACCTCGTTGATCAAGGACAACTGGATGGAGCGTTCCGATTGATTTTTGAAGAGCATAGCATTTTCAATAGCCATGCAAATTTGCGTCACGGCAGCCCTTAAGAGGGGAACGTCGTTTTCGGTAAAATAGCCCGGCTGTTTGTGCCCCACCAGGTAAACGCCCCTGGCCTCCACTCGTTCCAGGGTAATGGGCAGCGCCACCACGCAATATTCCTGCTCCGGCTGATACGAAGCCCGGAACCAGCGCGAGTCTTTAAGGGTATTGGGCAGCAACGCCACCTGATTATGGCGCAGCACCCACCCTTCCAGGCCATCTTTGAGCAGCCGCAGGGCAAAATGCAACCCGGTTGACCCCATCAGCTCTTCCCGGCCCGGTTCGGTGGAGCGGTAATAGATGGTTTCATCACCCTCTTGCATCAATAAAGCCGAGAAGTGGGCGTTTAATTGCGGGGCCAGGGTTAAAATGCGCTCAAATAGATCATTAATGTCCAGGTGGCCGCTCAACATTTGGGTGATGCCAAACAAAAGGGCCAGGTGTTCGGCGTTGGTGGGATCAATGCCAAAATTGGGCGGGCGGGGGGTGATGTATTCCGGCAAATGGTCAATCAGGTGATGCGGTTCTGGAGGATAGGGCACCAATGAAACGTGGCGAGCGTCGAGCCAGGGAGGTAATGTCCTGGCCTGATTGTCGGTGAGCACCAGGATGGTGGGCGCTTTGACCAGCTTGCTGGATTTGGGCTGCTCGGCCACTACATCGGCCATTAATAACACGTCGGTTCTGGATAGATAGAGCCGGGCTTCATCCGGGTTATGAAAAAATCGAGTTTCATAGCCGGCGGCCCGCAGCGCCTCGTCCAGCGGCTGCAATTTTTGTTCTTCCCCGTCAATGAGCATAATCTGTAACGATTTGGGCGTTGGCCCCAACCTGGGTTGCTCTTGCGGGGGCAAATTAAGGTGTAAAACCTTTGTGCTTGACATCAGGTAGAAAGATTTTGGCGCAACATTGTTGCTATGCTAAACTTAACACTATTTTATGTAAGTATAACACGCCCTGGCAAGAGAGGCAACAGGATTTTTAGACCATGTTCTTTTTGTTTTGGTTGACCCGTTTTTGAGTCTTGGTACATTAAGGTGGCGCATATTAAGGGGGCGGGGCATAGTATTCGGCGCGAGCAGTTTGAGGCGTATGTGGCGGCAGTGAGGATGTTCTTGAGCGCAGTTTTTTAAGCTGGGATTATAGTTGTTTGACCACCAACAAGGTCAAATCGTCAAACACTTTTTGCCGGCCAATAAACCGGCGGACATCTGCCACCACGGCCTGTTTGATTTCGGTTGCACTTTTGGCCCAATGCCGGCTGACCACCGCGCATAACCGTTCTAGTCCATAGAATTGCCCGGCCTCGTTCTCGGCTTCGGTAATGCCGTCGGAATACAATACGATGCCATCACCGGGAACCAAGTCTATGGATATTTCCTGCACAAATTGGGCAATTCCTGAATTTATGGCTAAGGGAAACCCCAGGTCTATGGTGTCTTTCAGTTCTACCTGGCCATCCTGGCGGACGACAATCACTTGCTCGTGCTGGCCGCTCAGCCGCATCTGCCCATTCGGGTGATCCGGTGAGGGGGCATAGTTAAGTAGCGCCAGGGTCAGGCTCTTATCCACGTTCATTCGCCGCAGGTTTTGATAAAGGGTCCGGTTAAGGACATCCATAAACCGGATCGGGTCTTTCTCCTCGCTGGTCAACAAGGTGCGCACGGCTGTTTGCAGCATCAGCATTAGCACGCCGCTTTCCAGGCCGTGGCCGGTCACATCGCCAATGCCAATTTTGAGGTGGCCGTTGTGTTGCAGTACGTCGTAATAATCCCCCCCACCTCTTCAGCAGGTTCCATAAACCCGGCAATATCAATTCCCTCAATCTGACGAAGCTCCTCCACCGTGGGCAACAACATCTGTTGTAGTTGGCGGGAGACATCGAGTTCCGCGCTCATGCGCAGGTTTTCAGTTTTGAGTTTTTCGTTGAGGGTTTGAATTTCGGCGTTGGCCAGGGCCACCTGTTCAAACAGCTTGGCGTTTTGCAGGGCGGCGGCTATCTGCCCGGCCAGAGTGCTTTGAATGCGCAGGTCGTCTGCGGTGAAGCGGTTGGCTTCTGCCGCTTGCACGTCTAACACGCCCAACACTATATCGCCCGCAATAAGCGGCACGGCCAACTCTGCGTGGGTATCCGGCAGCAGGGGATTGGGCAACCAGTTTGGGTCTGCCCGCACATTGTTAACAATCTTTCCCTGCCGGGTGCGGGCTGCCTGAGTCACCAATGATTGTCCGGCATCTAGGGGGATGTGCCAGCTCCGGTATTTGACTCCTCCGGCCCCACCGCTTGCGCCATCTCGGCCACTATATCTGCCCGATGAGCAACCAGAACAGCGTTGAGGGATTTTTGGCCGGCTTCGGTTTGAACGGTTCGGTCGAATTTCATCTCAACCGGAAGCTGTATCTCAGCTCTGGCTGCCTGGATAGGCATACAACCACACGATTGGCGGACGGTCAGCTTGCAAGGTAAAATCACCTGATCCGGCACCGCCTCACCCGCCAGCAGCGCCAACAACATTTCCACTGCCCTATACCCCATTTCATGAAAGGGAGGGCTGACCGTGGTGAGAGGAGGCGTGACCGTCCAACTCTCGGCAACATCATCAAAGCCGGTAACTGCTACTTGCTCAGGCACGCGGACCCCATGCGCTTGTAGCGCTCGCAGAACGCCAAGGGCAAAATCATCATCTGAGGTGGCCACGGCTTCAAAGTCAATTCCCGATTGCAGCCCACCTCCGGTTAAATCGGGCAGATCAAGGTAGGCGGAAAAGACAAGGTCTGGATTGTAGGGAATGTTGTATTTGGCCAGGGTATCTTTGTAGGCCTGATACCGTTCCCGGTGTGGCCCTGCCCCCAGCCGGTTAATATAAGCAATGCGGCGATAACCGTGGACTTCAATCAGGTGAGCCATGGCCTCACACATTGGTTCGTACTCGCTTTTGAGAACAGTAGGAATACCCGGCAGCGACCGCTCCAGGCCGACGATGGGCCGGGGCTGAAAACGTTTATAAAAGTCCTTTACATCTTCGTCGTCAGGAAGCGATCCGGTGATGGTGCTGGTTGAAACAATGAGGCCATCGAGTTTTCCATCGCTGGCCAGGTCGTAGACAATATCGTCTTGCGCTTCAAAGCCATCAGGGTGGAAAATGATGCCTCCGGGGAAACAAATCAGGTTAACGTCTCGCTCCCGGCAGGCGTCAACCATCCCCTGCACCTGTGACAAAGCCCACGTGTAAGTAAGTTTTCTGGTTAGCAAACCGATAGTGGGGCGTTTTTTTTGCGGCTGGCCGCCGGTCAAGGGAGGTTTATGGGTTTATTGCTCATATCATTTACTCCTGGGGCATTTTGATTAACCCGTTACAAACAACTCTTTTTACTATTATAACAAATATTCACCGGGAGTAGTAGGGCCAAAAGTACCTCGTTGGCAAAATTGACGGGTATAAGTTTATTGGTTATGATTGAGAAAGTTGGGGGAATGGTATATCCCGGCGTCAGGTACAATATTTTCTGTAAATGTATTGGCAGCTGCTTGCCCAAGAACATTTCATGTTATTCAATCCCCAGGAGGAGATATGCTTTTAGCAAGACAAGTTATTGAGCGAATCCAGAAAAATGTGGGCGTCCCCTGGCGCGCTGAAACAGTGGACACGGTGATTGCGGGTAAGCCTGAAACGCCAGTAACAGGAATAACGACCACCATTATGGCTACCCTTGATGTGCTCCAACGCTCGGCTGTGGCCGGGAATAATTTGGTGATTACCCACGAACCAACTTTCTACTTGCACCAGGATAAAACTGAAACCCTGACGGAAGATGAAGTCTATCAACTCAAAGTTGACTTCATCCAAAAGCGCCAGCTGGTCATCTTCCACTTTCACGACCACTGGCATGCGCGACGGCCTGATGGTATTGCCACGGGGATGGTCAAAGAACTGGGCTGGGAAAAGCACGCTGATGGCCTGAACCCTCACCTTTTTGTCTTTCCGGGTATCCCCCTTGCCCGCTTCGTCAAAGAAATCCAGTCTCAACTGAACATTCGCACTATGCGGGTGGTGGGTGATCCCAAGCTACAGGTCAATCGAGTGATTGCAAGTTGGGGCTTCTTGGACCGGGATCGCGGCATTAAATTACTCGCTCAACCCGGAGTTGAGGTGGTTATAGCGGGCGAAACGCGCGAATGGGAAGTGGTGGAATACGCGCAAGACATTATCACCGCCGGAAAGAAAAAAGCCCTGATCCTGCTTGGCCACATGGTGTCTGAGCAAGCGGGCATGCAGTACTGCGCCGAATGGTTGAAATCATTCATTACAGAAGTGCCCATCGAGTTTCTCCCCATGCCCGAACCGTTCTGGAATCCTGACCATCCTACCTATGACCTGACTAACGGTTCATCCTGAAGCGTGTTGAGCCAAAAGAGCTAACTTATGAACGCAAAGATTGTCGTTGTCGGCTGCCGGCGACGCCTTTGTCGGCGGTTTTGGCGCTGCCCTGGCTGCCGGAAAACCGCTGGCCGAAGCCATTCGTTGGGGTAATGCCGCCGGCGCCCTGGCCGCCACTGCCTTGGGGGCGCAATCTTCTCTGCCCACACGCCGCGCAGTAGAAACGTTGTTGGCTGAAGGAACAAACCGTTCAGAATAAGGACAGATTTGATGAAATTTCCTACACTTTCCGCAGCAAGGCGTCTGGAACGTCTCCAACCACTCACCGGCAAAGTGCGGCTGGTGCTGGATACCGACACCTACAACGAGATTGACGACCAGTTTGCCGTGGTCCATGCTTTGCTCTCGCCGGAGCGACTCCAGGTTGAAGCCATTTATGCGGCCCCTTTTTTTAATGACCGTTCCACCGGCCCCGGCGATGGCATGGAAAAAAGTTACGCCGAAATTTTGCGGCTGCTAGAGCGGCTTGACGTGTCGCCGGAAGGTTTTGTCTTTCGCGGTTCCACTGCCTATTTGCCTGGCCCTGACACCCCTGTTCCATCAGCCGCCGCGGCCGATCTGGCCCAACGAGCCATGGCCGCCACTGATGAACCCCTGTATGTGGTCGCCATTGGGGCCATTACCAACGTGGCCTCGGCCATTTTGCTTGAACCTGCCCTCATCGAGCGGGTGGTTGTGGTGTGGTTGGGAGGACACGCTCTGTTTTGGCCGCATACCAAAGAGTTCAATCTAAAACAAGATGTTTTTGCCTCTCGCCTCATTTTTGATTGCGGCGTGCCGTTGGCGCGCCTTCCCTGTATGGGCGTCACCTCGCACCTCCAAACCACCGTGCCCGAAATAGAGCGTTACGTGCAAGGCCGGGGCCGGATTGGCGATTACCTGGCCGGCATTTTCAAAGCTTATCAGCACGACCATTTTGCCTGGTCGAAAGTGCTCTGGGATATAGCCGCCACCGCCTACCTGGTCAATCCGGCCTGGGTCTCCACTAACCTGGTGCATAGCCCCCTGCTAACCGATCAAATGACCTGGAGTTTTGATCACTCGCGCCACTTCATCCGGTCCGCCACCTTTATTCAGCGCGACCCCATCTTCCGCGATCTTTTCACTAAAATAGCTGCTTGTGGGAGATAAGTAATTGAACTATAATTTAGGCTCAGCCCGTTGTTTTTGCGGGTTGCGTGCATAAGGCTAAGGGCGAGATAGCCTGGCTATCTTGTTAAAGAGCCGGCCCTTGGCCTGGAGGTTTCCATGTCTCACACCCTGCGCATAGGTTCAGCCATTGATCCGGTTGATCCTTATTGGGTTCAGGTTAGAGAAGCCGCCTATGAACGGGCCGAGCAACTTCCCCTTGATCTTATCTCCATCACCCTGGTCAGCTACCCGGAAACTTTGTCCGAAGAAAGACAGATGGCGCTGGTGGAAGAGTTGCTGGGCCTGGAATTGGACGCGCTCATTGCCTGGTCGTTGCCTACAGATTTGGTTTACAATATTCCCCAATTTGGGATACCCCTGATTCTGTTGAACGAAACAGAAATCCGCCACCCCCTTTTGGTTTCGCCGCTGGGTTTATACGACATTGCCCGGATAGGCAGCACCTATCTGGCCGAACAACTGGCCGGGCAGGGAACCGTTCTGGCCCTGGGCGGCCTGGCCCGCGCGCCCTGGCCGGATGATAGCACCAGTTGGCTTGCCGCTAGCCGCGACGTATTTCGGGGCCATCCCCAGATAACGTTCAAACACGTGCCTATTCCCTGGGGTTACGAACAGGTTTATCCAGAAATTTATAAAGCCATGCAGCAGCTTACCGGCCCGCTGGATGCTATCTTTGGCCTGTCTGACACCGTGGCTTTAACCGGCCGGATGGCCGGTTTGGAACTTGGCCTCATTGAACAACCCACGCCGGTAGTAGGCATTGGCGGCAACCCCGACACCCTGGCCGCCATCACCGAAGGCGCGTTGGCGGCCACGGTTGAAATCCTGACCGACGAATTGGGCAAACAGGCGGTTGACCTGGCCTATCAGTCTGCGCAGGGACAATCCCTCCCGGCTCATTTCGCCTACAAATCCAGGCTGGTCACCGCCCAAAATGTGGCCGAAGTGGCCGCGCGGAAATTGGTGGCTATTGCCAATTTACCCAACCGTCTGGTGGGGGTTCGGCGCCGGCAGCAACAAGAGCGGCTCAAACAACTGGAAACCAGCCTGGAAATCAGTCGCCGGGTTGGTTCCATTTTGGACCACGGCCAACTCTCGCACGAGATTGCCAACTTGATTCGCGCTAACTATGGTTACGACCGGGTGCAGATTTTTCAGTGGCTAGCAGCGGAACAATTGCTGATTTTGGAACAGCCCGACCAGATTCAGCCGGAGCAGGCGGCCATCCCGCTCCCCGGCTCCGGGGTGCTGGGGCAGGCTTTAATGCGCAACGAACCCATTTTTATTCCCGATACGCACCGCAGCCCCCGCTTTCCCCCCGATCCCCGTTGGCCCGATACCCGCACCCGCGTTGTTCTGCCCATCCGTTTGGGCGATAAAATATTGGGGCTGTTAGACCTGCACAGCAACCAGTCGGTGCTGCGCACCCGGCAAGAGTTGGTTGGCCTGCAATCGCTGGCCGACCAATTGGGCGTGGCTATGCAAAATGCCCGGCTTTACGGTGAAGCCTTACAGGCCCGCGCCGTGGCCGAACAGGCCGACCAGTTAAAAACACGGCTGTTGGCCAACGTTAGCCACGAACTCCGCACGCCCCTGAATGTGATCTTGGGTTATATTCAAACAGCGCTCAAATCATCCCGGCCCTACAGCCCGGACTTGTCGCCTGATTTACGCAAAGATTTACAACAGATTGGGCGTAATGCCGACCATCTGCTGCACGTGATCAATGATTTGCTGGATTTGTCTCGGGCGGAAATCAACGAACTGGCTTTGCTGCCGGAAATCATCGAGCCGCGCCCGTTTTTGCTGGATGTTTTTGACGGCGTTGCCGCTGGTGTTGATGACCATGCAGTGCAGTGGCAGTTACAATTGCCCCCCCGCCTGCCTGCAATCCAGGCCGACCCGGTGCGCCTGCGCCAGATTTTACTCAACTTGCTCAGTAATGCCCGCAAATTTACCAAACAGGGTCGGATAGTGTTGGGTGCAGAAGTTATGCCGTCACATCTGCATATCTGGGTCCAGGATACCGGCGTGGGCATTCCCGCTGGCCAGCAGGAACGCATCTTTGAGCCTTTCATCACCGCCGAGTATGCCGGTTTTCAAAAAGGCGGGATCGGCCTGGGCCTGTCTATTACAAGGCGGTTGGTGGCCCTCCATCGCGGCTCACTGACCCTGGAAAGCCAACCTGGCCAGGGCAGCACGTTTCACCTCTACCTCCCTTGGCCCAGTTTGAGCGAGCAGACGGTAACAGCGCCCGCGCTGGCGGTTCAGCCTGTGTTATTGTTGATTTCAACCCAGGACCAACCGGCCAGTGAACTGGTTGAACTCAGCCAGCGCCAGGGCCTGGAGATACGCTGCCTGAAGACCGGGGCTAACATGGAAGCAGGGCTGGCCGGAATCCAACCCGCCCTCCTGGCCTGGGACTTGGCCAACGCCACGTCTGACGATTGGCTGGTAGTGCAGCGGCTGCGCCACCAGCCCCATTTGAGCCAGACCCCCTTTATTTTGTATAGGCAAGAGCAGGACAACCCGCCCGCCCTGGCCTTGGGCATGACCAACTTGGTTGCCAAACCCGTCAACGGCCAAACGTTGACCGAAGCCATCAATACTTTGTGCCCGTCCAAGTCGGTTGGCTCTATTCTCATTGTAGATGACGACCCGCAAGCGCTTGCACTCTACCGGGACATGGTGGCCAAAGGACTCCCCGGCTATTCCATCTCCGTTGCCTCCGGGGGGATGCAGGCCCTGGCCCTGATGAAACAAAGCCCCCCGGCCCTGGTTGTGTTAGATTTGATGATGCCGGAGATGGATGGATTTGCCGTGTTAGATTGGATGCGGGCCAATGCCCAAACCCGGACGGTGCCGGTGCTCATTCTCAGCGGCCGGATGTTGACCTTTGAGGACATCAAACGCCTTGAGCAACACGCCCGCACTACCTTCCAGAGTAAAGATATTCTGACTGAAGCAGAGACGACCGTTGCGTTACAACGTCTCTTATTTGATGACGATACCTTACCTCTGCCCACCAGCGCCTTGGTCAAACGCACCCTCGCTTACTTACACCAGAACTATCAACATCCCCTTTCCCGCCAGGAAATTGCCGACGCTATTGGTGTCAGCAAAAATTATCTCAGCCACATCTTTCGTCAGGAGTTGGGTCTTTCGCCCTGGGAATACCTGAATCGCTATCGCATCAAACAGGCCAAAGAGCTTTTGAGTTGTACCAGCCAGAGCGTGACCGAAGTGGCTTTCCAGGTTGGTTTTAATAATCCCCCCTATTTCAGCCGGGTTTTCCGCGATCAAACCGGCCTGTCACCCAGCGAGTATCGCCGAAGCCCTCAATAGAAACCATCGGCAGAAACCATCATCGTTCTTTTTTACAAGAGAACAGTACTATTTTGCATGCGCCGGCCTCCTTTTTCAACTACAATCAAAAATGGCGCTGCTTTAATCCACCATTGCCTATCGGGGTGA contains:
- a CDS encoding SpoIIE family protein phosphatase, whose product is MTGHGLESGVLMLMLQTAVRTLLTSEEKDPIRFMDVLNRTLYQNLRRMNVDKSLTLALLNYAPSPDHPNGQMRLSGQHEQVIVVRQDGQVELKDTIDLGFPLAINSGIAQFVQEISIDLVPGDGIVLYSDGITEAENEAGQFYGLERLCAVVSRHWAKSATEIKQAVVADVRRFIGRQKVFDDLTLLVVKQL
- a CDS encoding GAF domain-containing protein → MTQAARTRQGKIVNNVRADPNWLPNPLLPDTHAELAVPLIAGDIVLGVLDVQAAEANRFTADDLRIQSTLAGQIAAALQNAKLFEQVALANAEIQTLNEKLKTENLRMSAELDVSRQLQQMLLPTVEELRQIEGIDIAGFMEPAEEVGGIITTYCNTTATSKLALAM
- a CDS encoding substrate-binding domain-containing protein produces the protein MTGGQPQKKRPTIGLLTRKLTYTWALSQVQGMVDACRERDVNLICFPGGIIFHPDGFEAQDDIVYDLASDGKLDGLIVSTSTITGSLPDDEDVKDFYKRFQPRPIVGLERSLPGIPTVLKSEYEPMCEAMAHLIEVHGYRRIAYINRLGAGPHRERYQAYKDTLAKYNIPYNPDLVFSAYLDLPDLTGGGLQSGIDFEAVATSDDDFALGVLRALQAHGVRVPEQVAVTGFDDVAESWTVTPPLTTVSPPFHEMGYRAVEMLLALLAGEAVPDQVILPCKLTVRQSCGCMPIQAARAEIQLPVEMKFDRTVQTEAGQKSLNAVLVAHRADIVAEMAQAVGPEESNTGAGTSP
- a CDS encoding Nif3-like dinuclear metal center hexameric protein codes for the protein MLLARQVIERIQKNVGVPWRAETVDTVIAGKPETPVTGITTTIMATLDVLQRSAVAGNNLVITHEPTFYLHQDKTETLTEDEVYQLKVDFIQKRQLVIFHFHDHWHARRPDGIATGMVKELGWEKHADGLNPHLFVFPGIPLARFVKEIQSQLNIRTMRVVGDPKLQVNRVIASWGFLDRDRGIKLLAQPGVEVVIAGETREWEVVEYAQDIITAGKKKALILLGHMVSEQAGMQYCAEWLKSFITEVPIEFLPMPEPFWNPDHPTYDLTNGSS
- a CDS encoding nucleoside hydrolase, giving the protein MKFPTLSAARRLERLQPLTGKVRLVLDTDTYNEIDDQFAVVHALLSPERLQVEAIYAAPFFNDRSTGPGDGMEKSYAEILRLLERLDVSPEGFVFRGSTAYLPGPDTPVPSAAAADLAQRAMAATDEPLYVVAIGAITNVASAILLEPALIERVVVVWLGGHALFWPHTKEFNLKQDVFASRLIFDCGVPLARLPCMGVTSHLQTTVPEIERYVQGRGRIGDYLAGIFKAYQHDHFAWSKVLWDIAATAYLVNPAWVSTNLVHSPLLTDQMTWSFDHSRHFIRSATFIQRDPIFRDLFTKIAACGR
- a CDS encoding helix-turn-helix domain-containing protein, producing MSHTLRIGSAIDPVDPYWVQVREAAYERAEQLPLDLISITLVSYPETLSEERQMALVEELLGLELDALIAWSLPTDLVYNIPQFGIPLILLNETEIRHPLLVSPLGLYDIARIGSTYLAEQLAGQGTVLALGGLARAPWPDDSTSWLAASRDVFRGHPQITFKHVPIPWGYEQVYPEIYKAMQQLTGPLDAIFGLSDTVALTGRMAGLELGLIEQPTPVVGIGGNPDTLAAITEGALAATVEILTDELGKQAVDLAYQSAQGQSLPAHFAYKSRLVTAQNVAEVAARKLVAIANLPNRLVGVRRRQQQERLKQLETSLEISRRVGSILDHGQLSHEIANLIRANYGYDRVQIFQWLAAEQLLILEQPDQIQPEQAAIPLPGSGVLGQALMRNEPIFIPDTHRSPRFPPDPRWPDTRTRVVLPIRLGDKILGLLDLHSNQSVLRTRQELVGLQSLADQLGVAMQNARLYGEALQARAVAEQADQLKTRLLANVSHELRTPLNVILGYIQTALKSSRPYSPDLSPDLRKDLQQIGRNADHLLHVINDLLDLSRAEINELALLPEIIEPRPFLLDVFDGVAAGVDDHAVQWQLQLPPRLPAIQADPVRLRQILLNLLSNARKFTKQGRIVLGAEVMPSHLHIWVQDTGVGIPAGQQERIFEPFITAEYAGFQKGGIGLGLSITRRLVALHRGSLTLESQPGQGSTFHLYLPWPSLSEQTVTAPALAVQPVLLLISTQDQPASELVELSQRQGLEIRCLKTGANMEAGLAGIQPALLAWDLANATSDDWLVVQRLRHQPHLSQTPFILYRQEQDNPPALALGMTNLVAKPVNGQTLTEAINTLCPSKSVGSILIVDDDPQALALYRDMVAKGLPGYSISVASGGMQALALMKQSPPALVVLDLMMPEMDGFAVLDWMRANAQTRTVPVLILSGRMLTFEDIKRLEQHARTTFQSKDILTEAETTVALQRLLFDDDTLPLPTSALVKRTLAYLHQNYQHPLSRQEIADAIGVSKNYLSHIFRQELGLSPWEYLNRYRIKQAKELLSCTSQSVTEVAFQVGFNNPPYFSRVFRDQTGLSPSEYRRSPQ